The DNA window TTGTCGCCACTTGTAGCTATTGCAACAGGACAGGAAGCACCAAGACCTACTCGGATCAAGAAAACTTTGCATCAGACATCCATATCCCATTGcttatacagcctggaattgCATTGGGAAAGAAGCGACCTATAGTATACAAAACTCGACACTGAAACGTCCACCTTCACCAGATTAAGATCACTGTGTAACATGTCCATGTGTGTCTTTCAGTCCCCTCAAACTGGATTTGCAATGTAAATCATGGTGAAAGAGGTTGTGTGTGAACATATGACATGTTCCAGTGCTCTGCCAGTCCAGTGCTGTTCTGAGATGAGGTAATTTGTGGTTAGAACTGGTTTCTAGACTGTCTGTGCTGATCAAATGAGGTAGAGGCCTTTTGTCAAGTCCTCCAGTTTCTAGGCTATAGCATAAAGCAGGGAACTCAGAAGCACCATCTCCGTATACACCAGGGATTTCTGTGCCTGAGATCTCTTTTTCTTCTTCATATTTGTCAGTCGTAACTCTTGATCTAGCCCATTTGTCTCTGATCTCTATTAATATCGATTAGATCCGATATAAATGTATTCCCTTTTATAACACCGATGTCGAGATCTTGGATGCATTTTATCGAAGGGCAACTCGTCGCTGGGCGCCTTGATGCCTCTACACATCGGCGTTTGCTGTGGGGAGGCGTTGAATTATTTAGCCAGATGGAATGAAATCAGACTGTTGTGATTTTTGTTGTGTGGAAAAAAATCTGGTTGGAAATTCAGCAGCAAAAAATGTCAGTGGTGACGGAGGGAAGAATCGGGGAAGGAGAAGAGTACACCACATTCTACTAGACAAACACATTGTTTTTCTCAGCCCACCCTTCCTTTTTTACATCCTCTTTCTCTTTTTTGTGTCTCTGACATTCTTCTTCTCGTCTTGTTGTTTCTACAGTGAGGATGCCATGGGGTACTCCAAAGAGTTTGTCACCTCTGTCGTTTTGGGAAAGGACCTTGTCCCAAGGTATGCCATCTATGTAGAAACCCCTTTCGATCTCAAGTATCATATCTGTCATGGTGTGCAGTTGGGACTCATTTCTCTGCTGCTTGTCTCTCCTTAGGATTTGGTCTCTCTCAGCTGGATGGGGTTTGCGCGCCACCTGCTGGAAGTTTTACAGAAGAGCGACAAGCCAAAGTAGCGCATGTATTTCTAATAAGAtagcaaagtgtgtgtgtgatcaagcTCCGTATATTCTACAGAAATGAGAAGCATCAACACTATGCTCTAACCCCTATCAGTATAGGTTGTAACTTTGCTGATATCTCTCTGCCAGTGGAGGATCATTGCAGGGGGCACTAAGTGCATTCTAGTCGAACTGCCTGTGGGCGACCCGGCCCCCAGCCCCAGGCCGACACCCGTGCCCCCAGCACCCGTCTCTGGCTGCACCCCAGTGATCTCAGCATCGCCCTGTCAGcctccacccccctctaccccccgGGCAAGGTCATCCACGTGGTCCACAACCACCCCTTAGAGACATACGGTAAGAGGCCTGGTATTACAATGATGGCACAATAAAGTTTATTAGTCACATACACAGAGTCGCAGATGTAATTTTCCAGGGTACAGTGGAATCCTCTTTGACCAAGCAATGCGGCCCAAGAGAAGTGGGTCAAACAATAACacaaataataatagtagtaatacTATATAGTAgtaataaaaagtaaaataatggaatggtAAAAAGATCACAGGATAGCATATACTATATATGTATACACATATTTACAGCTAGTTTTAAATTCTATACAGCTGCTGCAGTTAGAAGTGTTTAAACAAGGATACTTGTCCATAGAGTGGCCAGTGAGTAACCAAggataaatgtccattgggggTTGAGGGGTGCAGGAGAGGGAGGGGCGGGTggataaatgtccattgggggTCGAGGGGGtgcagggagggagggcgggTGGATAAATGTCCATTTGGGGgttgagggggtgggggagggaggggcggGTGGATAAATGTCCATTGAAGGGGAGGTAAAATGTCCGCTGGGGGTAGGAAGTCCGGGGGCAGGAGTGGGACAGGGGagtaggtagctgactagtggtggctgtTCAGCAGCTTGATGGtcagggggtagaagctgttggccAGTCTGTCAGGTTTTGCCACGGTGATCCTATGTTGCCCGCGTCGGAGTGGTGAATCGAGgagaacaggcagtggctcgagtGGCTGAGGTCCCTGACGATCGTCTTGGCCTTCCTCGACACCTTGTGttttaggtgtcctggagggcagtcaGTGTGCATCCGATGGTGCGTTCAGGCTGAGcataccaccctctgtagagccttgcggtcagcggcggtggagttgccgtaccaggctgccCAATACAGCCCCTGACAGTATGCTCTCTGGTGCTCGGACAgtccaaatttcttcagcctcctgaatttgaagagtcgctgtcgtgccttcttcaccagggtgtccgtgtggtttgaccatttcagcaCCTTGGAGATGTTTTACGCAGAGAGGAACTTTATGTTTTTGACCTTCTCCACGGTGGccctgttgatgaggatggggcGTGCCCAGCCTGgattcctcctgaagtccacaatcagctcctttgatttgctgacgttgagggagaggttgtttacctggcaccagcCGTCAGAATAACTACCTTCCCTCTCTGTAGGCCGTCTCGTCTTGgtttggtaatcaggcctactactctGTTGTGTCGGCCAGatgaacttgatgatggagttggagctGTGTGAGGCCACGAGGCGGGGtgtacaggagaggactgaggacgCACCCATGTGGGGTTCCGTGTTGGGGACTCAGTGTGaaggaggtgatgttgcctacctcACCACCTGGACGGGCGgccctgtcaggaagtccaggacccagttgcatagagaggagttcagtcccagggctGAGAGCTTTGTGGTGAGCTTAGTGGTATTGACAGGCGGCCGTAGTCGATGGACAGCATCCTCCCATATACATTCcctttttgtccaggtgggtgagggcagtgtatACTACCAATCAGTTTAGTACACCTCTAGTGTGATATGTTTCATGCTGATTGAAATAAACTGATACTAGGGAAAAAGGCCCAGCTTTACTCAGACATTACTTTTTGATATAAATGTGCATGCATAGAAAAGTTTGTGGTTCGTCTTAAAAACATAGGTACTGGGCTAATAAAGAATACTAGTATAGAACAAGAAGCCCGCACGCTGCTAAAGCTCCCAATTCACCACTTTGTTGAGGCGTTTCGATCCGCGAAACTGATCTTCGTCCAGGTCAAACAAACTGAGTGCTCCATCCCAAAAATATTCAGATTTCACCTCACATGGCGCATGGTGGGTGCAAAAAACATTTGTGTATCTCTAATAATTTAATAACAATGAGATGGGTACATGTAGTGGTTCCAGAAAATATTATATGATTTACAAAATGACCAAGTGGGTAACCTGGAAGGCAAGAAAAATCTAAGTAAAAGTGACATATTCATGTGAAATGGTCTGATATCAAACTCTTGGTTCAGACCTCTAGAACATGGTACAGCAGTGAATCCAATACAATTCTCTTCTCAATAATAGATTATCAGTATCTCTGCCCCTCCTAGGAGTCTTAACATGTTCGATGCAATGTATCTCAAAGAGCTAATGTTGTGGCGAGCCTCCATGAAATGCACAGCCACAGGGTTTCTCTCTGTCAAGGGTCCTGATATTACtcctgtgttctgtctgtccttGTTTTCCAGAGTCTCCTTTTGTTTTAGCTACATAGCATAGACCCACAAATACACTTCATCAGGTATATCACATTTTTTGTGAAACAACATGTAATGATGCCCTTAATCTTAATGCCCTTTCCCATGATAGGGTGATTGAACATTGTACATTTGTTTGTGAAGTTCACTGGGTACATCGCACATCTATAGTTACCGTCCGGAACATTGTCTAGAAAGGTACTGCGTGGCACTAGTGGAAGATCAGAACTCACCACCATTTGACTGATGTTGGGGGCGCATCTGAAGACTGTTTCTGTGTATACTACCAATCAGTTTAGTACACATCTAGTgtgatatgttttactctgattGGAAAGAAACTGTACTAGGGAAAAGGCTGGCTTTACTCAGACATTACTACTGGTATAAATGTGCATGCATACTCATTTTTGCTGCGTATATAAGTTAGCTGACACTTCTCCAACCCCCCCTCTGTGTGTAGCTGTGGACAGGAGGAGCCCACCTACTCAGCTCTCTGGGGGGATAACAAGTCTTTCAACGAGGTTATCATCTCCCCTGCCATGCTAAATGAGCACATGCCTCACATGGTGATGGAGGGACTCAACAAGGTCTGTGGATATAATATATACACTGTACATGTCTGTCTGGgtttcctttgggtgttggatGGGATGAGTGGAGGTTTCCTGTAGATAAAATGAGATGCTCTGTTGGAGAAGGTGACAGAATAAGGTAGCGGGGCACTGGTGAAATGCACTGAGGGAAATATCAATGAATCAAACATCATTCATACTCTGAGTTGGCAGGTGACGACACTGGATGAATGTTCTATGTATGGATGTTTTTGTGGGTTTCTGTCTGTAAAAGCTTTCCTAACAATTGTATGTTTTCAATTAATAGTTAGAACTAACCTCATGTTTTCTTGTGCTGCTCTAGTGCTGTAGCTGGGGAAGGTGCTGTTCACTGACGGTGTGCTGGATGTTCTGTCTGGTCTGCTCCATAGGCACATGCTTAGGCTATACTGAGGTTCCTCTGATGGAACTGCATTAGTGTTGGAGTTGTACTCTGTGTGGGGGGTATTGGTGTAAGCATGGTGTTGTGTGATTGAAACTGcagttgtgtgtttgtatgtctgtgtgaTACTTATGATGTCTCTGCAGGTACTGGAACCATTTGGTCTCAGTTCTGAGCAGGCAGAGGCAGAGCCAGTGGAGATGGAGGATGAGGGCCAACCAGCCAGCACTGTGGTGAGTCATAACCTCTGAAACAGAGCTGCCCTCTACCCCTCTGCTTTCAGATACCTCCTCTAACACCCACAAAGACtcactctctacctctcctctttcAGATAGCTCTTCTGATACCAAGAAAGAcccactctgtttctctcctctttcaAATACATATTCTGATACCCACAAAgacctttcctctccctcttctctttcagaTTGTCCCTCTACCCCCAAAATAGAGCTGCCatctacccccccccttaccgATACCCCATCTGTTCCCCAAACACAGCTTCACTCTACCCCTCCTCTTATAGATAGTCTTTCCCCCACTGAACCATCAAATACCTCCCCACATAGACCAACCCGCTATCTCCCTCATAGACCAACCCGCTATCTCCCACATAGACCAACCCGCTATCTCCCACATAGACCAACCCGCTATCTCCCACATAGACCAACCCTCTATCTCCCAATTGTCGAATGGCCCCTCAACTCAGAAAACGGACTTGTCCTCTACACCTCTGTGTCAcacccactctcttcccctcaaGTACCCTCCAAACAGACCTACCCTTCCCCCCACAATCATGACAGACGGACCCCCTCTACTCCTCTTACAGGTGTTCCCTGCAGTACCCTACCACCAACCCACTCTGAACCTGTACTATCCAATACCCCTACATCCCCCCTAAGTAGACTCTTCAAATACACCATCCACCACCCTCCCACTACCTATCCCAAATCCTCTGGTGTAATGTTACAGCCTCTACCTCTCCTTTCCAGCTCACAGTCCCCCTCTGCCTCTTCAGTCTTACAAACCCTGTCTTACTCTTAGCTCTTCGCTCTAGCTTGAGAAACCACCACACACCCTACTTACTAACGCACACTTTTCTCTCTAGATGCAGTGAGGTTTCCATGGTTACCCCCATTTCTCCAACACTAACCCCTCCTCATTATTCCTTGTGGCCTCCTGCTGTTCTTAATTGGCAGCTCAAGGTGTCCTGAGTAAGGAGGACGTGCTAAGCTTCTCTGAGTCCTCTGATTCCCCCACAGTTCCCCCACagttggcatgatggcacaaacagaccgGCAACCAGGCTACTGTAGACCGTGTTGTCATATCAAATAGATTCTAATGGTCTGGTTTTATATTAGATTAGAGTAGCCTGTTACCTGACAGTGATGACTACTTGTACATATTGACCAGCCTGAAATAACCCCCCACCAATCAGACCAGTTGACTTTATATTAGTGAGATGATGGAGCACTAAGCTAGCCCTCGTTTATGCTAAATTCATTGATGTAATTTGTCAAAAGATAAATTGGCTTAATACTCTATCTCAATGTGTTTGTTAAAAAGAGGGAGGACGTGCTTGTCTATTAGTCAtgggcagtgcttgacttgggcagtaGCTCACCAGAGCTGAATACctgcacctcaaatgttctactgcttgagctcctttTCCTAGCTCACAAGTactgtggagctcctgcacctaaatgtaAACAGTACCAGCACTCAAAATGattaccggcacctatttcagtccaagtcaagcactggtcaTGGCGTTAAGGAGGCAGAACAGTACTGCCCCGGTACTGCTTTGCACTGTGGGTGGTGGGAGAGCACTCTGAGCACTGTTGGAGATGCACCTACTGATGTGTTTTACAGTATTTGGTCTTGGTGGCTTTGTTTCTGTTCAGATGTGAGATTGTATCCCCTATGGTTCTGCTGGGGTGGTGGGGATGTGTTTTTCTATTGTTGTTGCTATGGAAATATTAAGGTCATGCTGCTTGCTGCCTTATTGAGCTTTTGCCTGGTTCTCAGTATGTACCATAGTCATCCAGAAAAGTACTGTCCTTCATTTAGTTTTTTATAAGCTGATTGACACCCATCATTTAGCTAACTGTTTTTTACTCACATCcttctctgtccatctcttcctgttacaCATAGCTTTCATACCAATACCATGCATGTTTGTTCAGTGTTAACTCCATTATAATTTTTTCATGTTCATTATAGCCATTTGTCATTTTCATATTGTAATGTTGTATTCCATGTCACAATGTGTTAAAAAACAATTGCATGGATCCAAATGTTTTCTTATGTATTAATGATATTGTATGTTTTGAATCATGCTTTTTTTCATTTTGTGTTTTAACTCATTAAAGACATAATATATTTAACTGTGTGGTGACGTGATTACCATGAATGTAGTAACTGTTGTCTGTGCTCTCTTGTCTTTTCATCAGTTTATATGAATAACCTACTTAGGgtgtacacacaccacacatacatcTGGCATAGGCCTACATATTATGGAATACTTGTGCAGCAACATGGAAGGTGAAGGTCTAATCTGTGTGAGATTTGTATCCAGGGGTATAGTGCATGACTTTGGTATCTACTCGGGTTTGGTGTTTGCCTGTGCTGTCCAGGTTTGTTCAGTATTCAAGTACCATGCTTAAACAAATGAGGGTGGATGGACTTAGTGTTTCTGACCTTAATCTTTCCCTTCACTTGACACAGTGTTGACTTGTCTCTAATGCCTTGTTTTCAATAATCTTTAACATTCACTTTTTCCTGTACAGCTACCTGTCAATCCATTGTTCTTGCTGATGTCAATTACATATTACAGGCAATTCCAGTTCTACAGCACTTTAAATTCTCCTTATTGATCACCTTAGCCTTTGTTCACTGTTActgctctccctctttcttcttcttcagtcCTTCCAGAGCCTCTAAATCATCAGTCCATAATGTCTACAATGCTGGTGGCAGTAAAttgactgctcctcctcctatcGTATTATTGACAGGTGCTGGAGAACTATAACAAAGGGAAGACGGCCCTGCTGTCGGCTGCTAAGGTAATGGTGAGCCCAACCGAGGTGGACCTGAACCCAGAGACCATCTTCATGGCAGCCGCCCCCCCTCCTGCCTCCCAGCAGCCCACCCCAACCACCAAACACCGCAGGAACAGCAGCGTTCGGTTAGTCCACTGGGATATGTGTGGAGCTGTGGGAGGGTCATGGCAGAGATTGGAAAAATGTATGACTGACTGTGTATAGTCAAAATCTCATACAtttgtacaggtaactgccaaaataatggaaatacTTGAGTAAATTAAGGAttcaaagtatattgaaagcaggtgcttccacacgtgTGGTTCCTGTTTTTTACaatattttggctaccatggctctgcccccataggatgacaatgcccctatCCACTGAATggttgatgagcatgaaaacaattATGCCATGGCCGactgtcaccagatctcaatccaattgaacacttatgggagattctggagtggctcctgagacagtgttttccaccaccatcaacaaaagagccaatgatggaatttctcgtggaagaattgtgttgcatccctccaatagagttccagacacttgtagaatctatgccaaggtgcattgaagctgttctggcagctcatggtggcccaatgccttattaagacactttatgttgttgtttcctttattttggcagtcgCCTGTATGTTATGTGCAAGAGTCTGCAAGAATGTACCTTCAAAGTTTGTTCTTCTATGTGTTCAGATAGAAGCAAAGCATGACAGCATTAACTCTTACCACTGTACCTTTCTCCCATGCACGCTCCTCGCTCTCTGACCCACAGTCATTGGTCTGACTCCAGATCAGTGGAAACGTATGGTCGTACACAGTTCCCCCCTCGCCCCCCTCTGATTTAGCCCCTGTAGAACAGAAGTAGTCTATTGTCCTGTTAGTGATTGTGAAgtgtaaccctaaccttaacaatttatccccctctcctacctctgtgctccaacccctctcctctatcactctgtcatctCTACTATCTCTAATACCCCCTTTCTTTACTCTCATCCATCTTGTATTATTCCtaccatattatacttttttctTACTTTGACCCCTTCCCATTTCTGCCTCCATTTTATTTCTATCCTATTTTGATTTCATTACATCATGTTTCTCTTGTGACGGACCCATTTTTTAAAACAATTGTTTCTCTATTTGGGGAATCTGTTACCCCACCCTTCCTTCCTCCAATCTCCCCCTTTCCTttgctctcctcctcttcccctcctttcctcctctcagtTCCTGTGCTCGCTCTGAGATATCACTGGATGGCTTTGCGGAgtgcccccctcccccagtgcCAGTGGTTCTGCGGGGGGCCAGGGAGCGCCTTACTGTGGAGCTGAGGGACCGCCACGCCCCCCTGGCCGTGATGGAGAGCCTGTCAGACGCTGAGTCCCTCTACAGCCTGGACTCCCGACGCTCCTCAGCTGCACTCAGGGGCTCGCCCATGCTGGGGTGCCTCCCCTTCCAAATGAATGCACCCATCCCTGAGGAGAACCCCTCTCTCAGCTCCCGCACTGAGCTGCTGGCTGCCGACTGCCTCTACCAGGCCACCCCAGAGCACGAGCTGGGAGAGGCAGGACCTTACTTCACTCCTCTGGGGTCCGGCTCCACCCCAGACTACCCCATGCGCCTCTCCCCTTCCACTCCGCACTACAGCGGCTACCACTCCCCAGCACCACTGGCCCAGAGTGTTATAGGTCAGCCTTTCACACAAAAAGAGCCTTGTGCCGCCCCATGCCATCAAATGCCTGGCGTTTACAGCCCGGGCAGCACCCCTAATGCTCCCCTCAGCCCACAGATCAGccatggggaggaggagggagtagagggagaaGGATGGGAAACCGAGACAGGAGAGTCAcagccctcctcctccactcctccagccCAGCTGTCCAACGGCAACCCTAGTCAGGCAGTGCTGGAGTTTGCACAGTACCTGGACTCTCTCTTCAGGCTGGATGGCAGTGGCTCACCGCCTCTGGAGTTGTCTGACGGGGAGTCTGAGTCCGGTCGGGGGTCGATGGTCAGGAGAGGGTCCAGGGGAAGAACAGAGGGGGACGAAACACAGCTTCTGGCTCGGGCCACAATGGAGCCTAACCTGGTCCCCAAGCCCCCCCGTACCTTTGCTGGATCTGCTGACCCTTCCTCTGGCATCTCCCTCTCACCCTCAttccctctttcttcct is part of the Coregonus clupeaformis isolate EN_2021a unplaced genomic scaffold, ASM2061545v1 scaf0325, whole genome shotgun sequence genome and encodes:
- the LOC123484470 gene encoding diacylglycerol lipase-alpha-like produces the protein GWFTQPEYIKKKLEQEMILSQAFGRDLGKGTMHCGLVIVGHSLGAGTAAILSFLLRPLYPTLQCYSYSPPGGLLSEDAMGYSKEFVTSVVLGKDLVPRYDLVSLSWMGFARHLLEVLQKSDKPKWRIIAGGTKCILPQADTRAPSTRLWLHPSDLSIALSASTPLYPPGKVIHVVHNHPLESVCSCGQEEPTYSALWGDNKSFNEVIISPAMLNEHMPHMVMEGLNKVLENYNKGKTALLSAAKVMVSPTEVDLNPETIFMAAAPPPASQQPTPTTKHRRNSSVRSCARSEISLDGFAECPPPPVPVVLRGARERLTVELRDRHAPLAVMESLSDAESLYSLDSRRSSAALRGSPMLGCLPFQMNAPIPEENPSLSSRTELLAADCLYQATPEHELGEAGPYFTPLGSGSTPDYPMRLSPSTPHYSGYHSPAPLAQSVIGQPFTQKEPCAAPCHQMPGVYSPGSTPNAPLSPQISHGEEEGVEGEGWETETGESQPSSSTPPAQLSNGNPSQAVLEFAQYLDSLFRLDGSGSPPLELSDGESESGRGSMVRRGSRGRTEGDETQLLARATMEPNLVPKPPRTFAGSADPSSGISLSPSFPLSSSGELNDLSPADGAPPPTHSLRTSTPCPHPEENSLASMV